The genomic stretch TCTATATCCAAACGCTAGCTTACAAGAAAGTACCTTAGACTTTAGACCTCCAACGGCTCAACttcggggcatttgcatctatacccgctttttgtgtcacattttaacttgtgcccgttttacaaaaaaaattgcaagcatacccgctttttcgcataacttcagcacacgggactgaagtagcaaaggcaatcacgcaaaacttcagcccACGGGACTGAAGtaacaaaggcaatcacgcaaaatttcagcattctagtagtcgggcctgaagttcagctctagagctgaagtttttgtgttgtaactggaaaacttcagctctagagctgaagtttttgtgttgtaatctagagctgaagtttttatgttGTAACTGGAAAACTTCAGCTTGGATAAAATTCTCCTCTTGCAGCTCCAAACCACTCAAAATTCCATCGACCTTCTAAATAGGGAGACCTTTTGATTTGACTCTTTGACTAGTTCTTGTTCCTTCTAGCCTTTCTCTTTATAGCTACTATTGATCTCGTAGAAAAATTCACTGCTTGTTCATGGAATACATGTTTTTATTCCTTTCTTTCTTTGAacaagaaaaaaggaagaaatcTGGTTAAATGAGAGTATAAGATAGCTGCAGATTTTGGGTCCCTTTTTTCTGCTTTAATAAAGTTTAATCCATTGATTTAACAGCGATCCTAAAAGAGTGCCACCTTTCTTTTGGTGGAGACGATCAACAAATATCGTACAGCAGTATTCTTGTTTAACAGAGCACTAGGTTTTGTTTTCCCTAGCTAAGCAGTATTCTTCTTCTTCgttttagaagaagaaaaaaacgaaggaggagaaagggggctgaagttatttaagaagtgagtataagttaaaagtttaaaaaaaaataggtatCGGTTAAATGGGGGCGGCCCCGTACAATTTTTACCTCAACTTAGTAGCGGTAAATAGGTCCTTTATCCTCGTAGAATCCTATGGGTAATATCTTCAATTCAATTCCTTATCGTCTTCTTTATAATTCAAGCATTTACAATTGTCTCTATCTGTTAAATATTAATTGTTGTATATGCTATCATCTTAAATTGATGCTAACGTACTTGAGATTCGCCATTTATTAGTGAATTCGACAATCACATCTCTCGCAGCTCAGTCAATTCAAATTCTTTTGTTAACAAATAGACTAAATTTGCATTATATACGAACTCTAATTTATATGCATTGAAGTTGTCTTTGTGAAGTATGAGCATGTAAATAATACTTAGTTTATAAAGATTAATAAAATAACACTAAGCATattgtttatccttaaaataataTAGTTGAATTTATTCGTGGTTTCTAGACAAATGAATTAATTCGATCCTAAAATAATGAAATAATTGAAGAAATATGTAACACTTAGCAAGACGAAAAAGTAGAAATAATGATTCCGGTGACGAGTCCTCCGGACGCAACAGTAATAAGAACAAAAAGTAAGAAGATAAAATTGTATAGAGCTTTGAATAGATTTAGTATCAGTTTACCAGAAAATTTGTGTCTTTTACAATGATAacagagctcactatttatagctacaTCTAGGAAACAACGTCCTAGGATCGTGCccttctttaatgtcaattatgaagGCCATTGATGAAGGTGTAACAGTGAGCATAAATGACAAATTCTTTGTAACGGGCAGTACACTCAATGCTGTGAAATATTCTTCATTAATGCCACCGGACAAAGGTATTTAGTGTCTCTTTATGAGTGTCATTCCTTTCGGTACCAAACGGGACAATTGCCTTCGGTTTCACGTGTCATTCTTTTAAGCGGTCATCTGGCATAACATATTTTACCCCATACAGATAGGCCCCCTGCTTTCAAGTGACATAACTTTGTGTCACCTGGAAGTTGGTAGAAATGCTCTTTTGGAAGGAATTACTATGATTCTTTATGAAAGGCTTCTGACGATTGATTAGACGCACGTCTCTTCGCATTTAATGTCATGAACACGCGTCATCCCACGATTCAACATAGATTTTGCTGATTATCGAGGTAATCATGAACGTGAATTTAGCCACCTAAACATTTACTTATACGCATCAATCTTCTTCACTCATCCTCCATAACTTTCCAAGCTTTCTATAATCTTCTTTATTGTTCTTCAACCTTTCTTTAGCTCCTTCAAACGGAAAAGCTTTTCTTTCGTCCAAATGGCCTCTTTTTCAAAGAACACCAGCTTTTCAAAGAGCAAGAGTAAAGCCGAGGATGCCGCTCCTCCAATAGTGGATTCCATTATCCCTAGAAGTCTTGTTACAACAAAAGACTTCGAAGAGAAATTCCCTTCAGTTATCCCTCACACGTGGGCCATTGGTAGATACCTTTCTTCCATCCGTCCTTCTAGTATTTCTATTGTGAATGAAGATTGCCGCTGCCATGATTTGGACATTGTTGCTCCTGATCTAACAAAGTGGGTTACCTTACCCAGGGagggttttacatatttttagatgtatccctttactttgggtgTGTTCTCTTTGAGTGGAGAGCTTGACTCTATTATTACGGAGTTCTGCCTCCGCTACCAGGTGTGTTTGGCACAAGTAAGTCCTTCTGTCTGGAGGACGATTACTTATCTTTAGCATTTGTGTTAAGAGACGGGAAAGGAGCTATCTTTAGCTCATGTGATGAATCTCTATTCCCCCAAAATCTTCCGCGGGGAATGATACATTTCCGCAAATACGGCCACCATACTCTATTATCTAGCATGGATGATGATAACGATTGTGGGTGGATGTAACGGTTCGTTGTAGTTGCCACTAGTGACATCATCCCGGCAACGGCTTCATCCTTTCTGGAAGTGTGGAATCTCACTCGTAAGCTCCTtgtttaatatttattttattagggatttttccataTCCGTATTGATCCTCCATCCTTCGCCTGTTTCAACAACTTGATGGGTTCCACCTAGGGTTGAAGGCTTGGACCAGTGGGTCCAGAAAATCTTGGACATCACTACGCCCGAAACCCCACATGAAAGAACTGGCCCTCAAATATAGGTgaaaggccaaaaatcatggtaacttAAACTCATTTTGTTTGAGCATTTTACGTGAAGAAATTGATTGATCTGTTCTTGGCGAGCGCAAAACACACACATAAATATGCTCGCTAGTTgaatatagtataatataatatTGTATCCACATGTATTGGATTTAAATAGTGTTCTTGTAGTTTCTAGCTTGATTGCTATCCAAGATAATCAACAATTGAGATTTATATGATTAcgaactaaaattaactaagaatctATTGTTATTGACTAATGATAATCGAACAAGAAGCAAGCAAAGAAGGTTATTAGTGGGAGAAAATAGGATTTTGATAGGATAGGTACAAGATGATTGTTTGGGATCTAGCTCTAGATATTTtacttctaatgttcaagtgagtctcttGAATTCACTCAATTATTAGTTCAACGTTTAGTATAAAACTAAGTTAAGCTCGGTGAAGATATACAAGAATTCGTAGTGGATTGGTCCttaggagaacctctctcgattatcctcctaactaggtttaatcaacAATTTAACTAGCCTCTTCCGATTGTtaagaagaattaatgaattCAACTAACAAAGTAATGCAAAGATatacaagttatgcctctctcgattacatgaacaagtgaatacagaTGCAACATTTAAATCATCCAAAATGATTCAATACATACAACTAGAGTTATAATCCATAAACAAATATCAATACACTAAATCCATTAAACCCTAAAGGGAACTACTCCATAGATATGGagtaattcatcacaaatataTTTAAAGTAAAGGAAAACATAAAACGATGCAAATTCGTGTCTTGAGTGAGATTGAATGATGAATTCCTTGTGCTTTTGTTTCTCCAActcctccttagcctccttaggtatTAGATGTGTCAAAAATcctcaaaataatatttttttcatgtatatataccaagtagggtcgggacCAAATGAAAACACCTTTTCCTACACGAAATAGGACAATTACTCTGTAAAATTTGCACAGGTGCGCCGCATGGGGCGATTATGATGACCCAAGGGGTCATTTTATGAATTAAGACTTTGTTATAGGTTTATTATCCATAAAAAGACTAATTTTAAATACATCGATTTgtatgcgcagtccgggcatgaaaccggaaagcttttatgtgaaaatttaagaaataatgatttttataattaaagtttggttttagttgactttggtcaatattttgagtaaacggacccggattggTGTTTCGACGATCCCGGAAGGTCCACGGTTAAATATGAGACTAGCGCATGTGCCCGGAAtttaattccgaggtcccaagccttagaaatcaatttttgaaagaatttattTTTCTGAATTATCaatgaaataaagaaaacaatTAATGTTTAAAAcaattggtatcgggcccgtattttggttccggagctcgaTACATGTTTGTTATGATGTTTAAGTACTATTTGGTGAGAAtcagagtttatttgacgtgattcggacgtccgattgAGAAATAGTGAAATTTAAGTGTTCATGagaaaaatgatgagttttgagattaaattcataattttagatgttattttcatgattcgATTGCACGAgaaagtctgtatgatgtttttagacctGCGTAcatatttggtttagagccccgagggctcggatgagtttcggataaGCCACGAgatgttttacacttagaaaagttgcttGTTTTTTTCTATTTCTGCTGCCCAGTCACAAAAACCAGATTTTTTTTGAATGTTTTAGAAATATTCACACAGTTAGAAAGGAGTATTTTATAAggtaattaaataaattttaatGCTAAACGTAAACTAGTAAtctgataaaaataaaaattagtcGATTGTCGCAATATAAATGGTATAATACATATAAATTTACACAATCAGAATATAGCTAATATAACCATAGTACTAATGTACTATATCTTAACGTGAGGACTTTAAgacaaaaacaaaaggaaaaaaaaataagagCACAACACTGTTTCGCAACTGAGAAAGGAGGAAACCCCTATTTTTCGAACTACCAAGACCTAGAGGTGATTTTCTTCACCCAGGTTTATCTCCGAAGTGTTGGTAAATAATTCTAAACTCTACCCTTCAATTACCCAAtatttttcatcacttttcaATCAAAAAGTAAAAATTTCATGGTAAAAAATGAGGGTTTGGGTAGAAATAGGGAATTTTGTAAAAATCGAATCTTTACCTCGAATTGATGTCGGATTTCGAAATTAAGTACATATACTGActcgagggtgaatgggtaaacATAATTTGGTATGAACCCCGAGTTTGGACCAggcgggcccggggtcgggttttaacTTTTTTtgagaaaacttaggaaaaattattattttcagtAAAGTTAGTTCCTTTAGCATTAATTAATGATATTAAGCTAATTATGATTAGATTCGAGTGGGTCAGAGCAAGATGCTAAAGGAAAAGTTGTAATTGAGCAGTGAGTGGCCTGCGAATTTGAGGTAAGTGCTTGATTTaatcttgacttgagggaataggaatccCCACTTAATTGTTATGTGAATTTGCATGTGTGTGGTGTATAGgtaaggtgacgagtatctacgCACTACTAAATTATCTGTTAAGCATGATCCCTTCCCCGTTTTCAATTTGTTTGATTCATGGCTTAATTGTTTTATGTTTATTAATATTTCTATGACTACTTGGCTTTATTAACTTGTTGTAAATTCTTGTTTCAATTATTTTGGTAAGTGTGGTTGTTTCCTTGGTTTCACTGTAGAAGGTTGAACGGGTTGACATTATTTTATGAGATATATACATTTCTGTTGGTTTCATTTTGAGATAATGTTGATGACGTTTGTGAGAAATATCATTTACTGTTTATGACCGTTGAGACAAAAAGTATTGTGAAAGGTTTTGATTTGAAATGTGAAATTCTTTGTAAATAATGTGATATGATATGTCCGGTAagagcgggttgcacaccgcaataaggagtaataagggtggacatgtgggatcgggttgcacgccgcaacaggagcaataagggtgatatatatatatatatatatatatatatatatatatatatatatatatatatatatatatatatatatatatatatagggaggagcaataagggtggacaggtgggagcgagttgcacgccgcaacaaggagcaATAAGGGAGGATACTTATATTTTACtgattttcaaagaaaataaagatttgaaaacttactaCTTTACTTCACtatattttttttcatattttgcaCTACTTTTATTTTAAAGTTAACGTTTGGAAATTTGGAAACTTACgtgagaattggttatagctgaggctTGGAAAAGGTGACTgagttattttaattgttgctataattattatttatttgttttagatTTCCTTCTTGCTTTATTTTATATTGTTCACAGTTATATTGTTAATGCCCCGCCGTAGtcttgtcactacttcgtcgaggttaggctcggcacttactcagtacatggggtcggttgtactgatactacactctgcacccttttgtgcagatccagataccgTCTAGCATTAGAGACTTTAGTAGCGGTCATTCATAAGTTGGAGACatgaggtatatctgccagcgTCCGCAGATTCCTGGAGTCTTCTCTTAGTTTTATAGAGACTGTTTTATTTTACTCAAAACAGATATATTATTTCTTTCAGctattatttgtagtattcttataAGTTCGTGAATTGTCACACCAGACCCTGGGTAGTCTTAGAGTTATATATTTAGTTCGTGACTTGGTTTATTTATTCGTTTATTATTTTATTCATGAAGTTATTTTTGGGAACTAttagatttatttatttttaaattgtctTATTGTGTTTTAATAATTATTCAAAGGGGAAATGGCTAATCAATTTCTAACATTGACTAACCTAACAAGTgtggtgttaggcgccatcacggccctaAGGCtgagaatttgggtcgtgacaagttggtatcagagcactaggttgcttaggtctcacattcacgaacaagcttaatagagtctgaaggatcggtacagagacgtctgtacttatctctcAAAGGTATTGAGTTAGGAAACAACTCCATTTTTTATTTCTATTCTATCGTACGATTCTTGTTATCTCAAATACTGATTGAATTCTTCTATTCTcccgcagatggagagaacacgtgcttcctcttccgCTGAACAACATTCCGGTCCTCTAGCAGCAGCAGCTCCTACTAGGGGCAAAGGCCGAGGCCACGCTAGAGGCCGAGGAAGGGGCAGGACTCAGCCCATTGCTTAGGCAGCAGCCCCAGCTGTGGAACCTCAGATTGAGATTAATGAGGGGGTTCCAGCTCAGGTCGTTCCAGCGGGACCAACTCAGGACCCAGAGGGGCTTATTGCTACCTCGGTACTTCATGACGCTTTGGTCCGTTTAGTGGGTATTATGGAGAGTGTAGCCCAGACTGGCACATTTCCTGTTGCAATAGCCAtatctcaggctagaggaggggTCCAGACTCCTGCTACCCATAGTCCAGTTCAGACTACTCCTTAGATTCAAACCCCGGCAGCCAATCTGGTTGGGGTTATTCAGCCAATTGCTCCAGCGCCGCCCGTTGATAGTGCAGCTATGTCCAccaatgctttgtggagattggacaggttcattAATCTATTTCCTGTGCATTTCAGTGGTGAGACTTCAGAGGATCCTCAGGAATATTTggatagttgtcatgaggttctgcATAAtatgggtattttggagaccaatggggtcaattttgctgcCTTCTAGATGACCGGTTCCGCCAAGAAATAGTGGAGGGATTATTTTTTAACTAGACCAGTTGGGTTGTCtgccttgacttgggatcagttctcttaTCTTTTTTTAGAGAAGTTCTTGCCTGTTACTACTCGAGAGGAGAAGCGTCGTCAGTTTGAGCGACTTCAGTAGGGCAACATGACTGTGACCTAGTATGAGAATTGTTTTGTGGAGTTGTCTAGACATGCTATTCTTTTATTGcccacagagagagagagagagagagagagagagagagggtcagacggtttattgagggccttgcTCAGCCCATCAAGttgcagatggccaaggagacagggaccgagatttctttttaggatgcAGCTAATGTGACTAGGAGAGTTGAGTCGGTTCTCATGATGGGAGGTCAGGAGTCTGACAAGAGACCTCGCCATTCCGGTggtttcagtggtgcctcatctggaggcggTGCTTCATTTAGCAGAGGCCAGTcttccaggccatttcattcagcactatAGGCTTCAAATGGTACTTCGGGTGGTTGTGGTTCTTATATGCCCCCTTCTGCTCAGCCAGCCTACACtgcaccatcagctcctattAGAGCACCTCCTCTACAGAGTTATTGTCGAGGTCAGCCGGCTCGTCAAAGTCAATCTTCAAATCATGagggatgttttgagtgtggtgaatATGGGCATATTCGGAGAGCTTGTCCGAAACTCTCGGGTAATCAGCATCAGtaccagggttctcgtgctatagtTCCAgcaccacctgcccagccagccaAGGGTAGGGGTTAtatagctagaggtagaggccagaattttagaggtggaggtcaggtagctaggggtggaggctagcccactagaggtggaggtcctCCTAGAGATGTGGTATAGGGTGGCGGGGCCCAGCCCCGATATATGCATTTCCAACCAGGCCTGAGGCGGAGTCctccgatgctgttattacaggtatcgTCTCAGTTTGTGATAGAGCTGCTTCAGTTTtgtttgatccgggatctacttattcttatgtttcATCCTATTTTGCCTCGTATTTGATTGTGCCCCATGATTCCTTGAGTGTTCATGTTTATGTATCTACGCCGGTGGGGGAtgctattgtggtagatcgtgtatATCGTTCGTGTGTAGTAGTCATTGAGGGTCTTGAAACTAGTGTGGATCttttgcttctagacatggtcgattttgatgttatattgggcatggattggttgtcgcctTATTATGCCatcttggactgtcacgccaagacagttacgttagccttgccggggttgcctcaattagaatggaaagggactcctggtcattctccCAGCCGAGTGATTTCATATGCCAAGGATCATcgcatggttgagaagggatgtttggcctatttggctagTATTCGTGACTCCGATGCTGAGGTTTCTTCTATAGAGTCTGTTCCTATCGTTCGTGAGTTTCccgaggtatttcctgcagacctgtcgggcatgccacccgacagggatattgatttttgtattaatgtggctccaggcactcagcctatttccattCCTCCTTATCGGATGGCCCCACCAGAATtcaaagagttgaaagaacagttgcaagacttgcttgataagggttttattagacccagtgtctcgccttggagtgcaccagtgttgtttgtaaagaagaaagatgggtcgatgaggatgtgcatagattaccagCAATTGAATAAAGCTActatcaagaataaatatccattgccgagaattgatgatttatctgatcagcttcagggtgccagggTGTTTTCAAAAATTGATCTGAATaaggctaccatcagttgaagattagagCATTTGATGTTCCTAAGACAGCCTTTCGGACGaggtatgggcattatgaattTCTGGTCATGTCCTTTGGATTGCCTAATGCTCCAGCACCCTTTGTGGATTTGATGAATAGGGTTTTCAAGCCTCATCTGGACTCTTTCGTAATCatgttcattgatgacattcttatatactcccgcagtcggGAAGAGCATGAGCAACACCTCCGTATAGTGCTCCAGATTTTGAGAGATAATCAgttgtatgcaaagttctcaaaatgtgagttctggttgaattCAGTAGCTTTCTTGGGACATATTGTATTagatgagggtattcaggttg from Nicotiana sylvestris chromosome 12, ASM39365v2, whole genome shotgun sequence encodes the following:
- the LOC138883533 gene encoding uncharacterized protein, which produces MPPSAQPAYTAPSAPIRAPPLQSYCRGQPARQSQSSNHEGCFECGEYGHIRRACPKLSGNQHQYQGSRAIVPAPPAQPAKGRGYIARGRGQNFRGGGIVSVCDRAASVLFDPGSTYSYVSSYFASYLIVPHDSLSVHVYVSTPVGDAIVVDRVYRSCVVVIEGLETSVDLLLLDMVDFDVILGMDWLSPYYAILDCHAKTVTLALPGLPQLEWKGTPGHSPSRVISYAKDHRMVEKGCLAYLASIRDSDAEVSSIESVPIVREFPEVFPADLSGMPPDRDIDFCINVAPGTQPISIPPYRMAPPEFKELKEQLQDLLDKGFIRPSVSPWSAPVLFVKKKDGSMRMCIDYQQLNKATIKNKYPLPRIDDLSDQLQGARVFSKIDLNKATIS